In Zobellia roscoffensis, the following are encoded in one genomic region:
- a CDS encoding iron chaperone has translation MGETILYKSVSEYFNAQSEPTKVALLGLEECILSVEPNATILINYNIPAYALVKNGKREQQIMIAGYEKHVGLYPHPTTMENFEPELTKYKRGKGSVQFPLNKPLPKGLIIRMIKYRKELLTK, from the coding sequence ATGGGCGAAACAATTCTATATAAGTCAGTTTCGGAATACTTCAACGCTCAATCCGAACCTACCAAAGTAGCTCTATTAGGACTTGAAGAATGTATATTAAGCGTTGAGCCAAATGCAACCATACTTATAAACTACAACATTCCGGCTTATGCTTTGGTCAAAAACGGAAAAAGGGAACAACAAATAATGATTGCAGGATATGAAAAACACGTTGGACTTTACCCACATCCAACAACTATGGAAAATTTTGAACCTGAACTTACAAAATATAAAAGAGGAAAAGGTTCTGTTCAGTTTCCTTTAAACAAACCTTTACCGAAAGGCTTGATTATCCGAATGATAAAATACAGAAAAGAACTATTAACCAAATAA
- a CDS encoding cytochrome ubiquinol oxidase subunit I, whose protein sequence is MEDMIFYDRLQFAFTITFHYIFPQLTMGLSLMIVYFKYRYLRNKIEKYNDAAKFFMKIFAINFTMGVVTGIPLEFQFGTNWAKFSELTGGIIGQTLAMEGMFSFFLESSFLALFIFGEKLMGQKLHLLTGFLVFLGSWASGWFILATNAWMQHPVGYEILDNGKFVLQNFSALFSNPWLLPAFLHNQLASVVTSSFVVASIGAFYVLRNKQTEYGQLFLKTGVIFGLVSSILVAFPTGDWNAKNVAKYQPAAFAAMEGIFETEEAGAEIVLVGQPNMVEKKLDNKIAVPNILSFLTHQEWDRQIPGMDQFKQEELPDNIPALYYSYHIMVGLGTIFICLMALAAFLLWRKKLYVAKPLLWAIMFIVPFPYIANLTGWYTAELGRQPYLVYGLLRTTEGVSPSVSSGNTLFTLLGFVALYMLLGLLFLVLVGKTINEGPKHQTH, encoded by the coding sequence ATGGAAGACATGATTTTTTATGATAGACTGCAGTTTGCTTTTACTATCACTTTCCACTATATATTTCCCCAATTAACGATGGGACTATCGTTAATGATAGTCTATTTTAAATACAGATACCTCAGAAACAAAATTGAAAAGTACAATGATGCCGCAAAATTTTTCATGAAAATTTTTGCCATTAATTTTACTATGGGCGTTGTTACGGGAATTCCTTTGGAGTTTCAATTTGGCACCAATTGGGCTAAATTTTCGGAGCTAACAGGGGGCATAATAGGCCAGACTTTGGCCATGGAGGGAATGTTCTCTTTCTTCTTGGAGTCTTCTTTTTTAGCCCTATTTATTTTTGGCGAAAAATTAATGGGACAAAAACTACATCTCTTAACCGGTTTCCTTGTATTCTTAGGCTCTTGGGCCAGCGGTTGGTTTATTTTGGCAACCAATGCCTGGATGCAGCATCCCGTAGGGTATGAAATACTGGATAACGGCAAATTTGTATTACAAAACTTCTCGGCTTTATTTAGTAACCCGTGGCTCCTTCCTGCTTTTTTACATAATCAGTTAGCCTCTGTTGTCACTTCTTCTTTTGTGGTAGCCAGCATAGGTGCTTTCTATGTTCTAAGAAATAAGCAAACGGAGTACGGTCAATTGTTTTTAAAAACCGGAGTGATTTTTGGTTTGGTTTCTAGCATTTTAGTGGCTTTTCCTACGGGAGATTGGAATGCAAAAAATGTGGCAAAATACCAACCTGCTGCCTTTGCCGCCATGGAAGGAATTTTTGAAACCGAAGAAGCCGGAGCGGAAATCGTTCTCGTTGGACAACCCAATATGGTCGAAAAAAAATTGGACAATAAAATTGCCGTCCCAAACATCCTTAGTTTTTTAACGCATCAAGAATGGGATAGGCAAATTCCCGGCATGGACCAATTTAAACAAGAGGAATTACCGGATAACATTCCCGCATTATATTATTCCTATCATATCATGGTTGGCCTTGGCACTATCTTTATTTGCTTGATGGCCTTAGCGGCGTTTCTATTATGGCGTAAAAAACTATACGTAGCAAAACCCTTACTTTGGGCCATTATGTTTATAGTTCCCTTTCCGTACATTGCCAATCTTACCGGTTGGTATACGGCAGAACTAGGTAGACAACCCTATTTGGTGTACGGCCTTTTAAGGACTACGGAAGGGGTTTCACCTTCTGTTTCATCAGGTAACACCTTATTTACTTTACTAGGTTTTGTGGCGCTATATATGCTTTTGGGCCTATTATTTTTAGTATTAGTGGGCAAAACCATAAACGAAGGTCCAAAACACCAAACACATTAA
- a CDS encoding MBL fold metallo-hydrolase, whose product MKHLKLNFWILALFTALFISCNDDDDDDDDDASAEPDTIEFAAAPSSSLVTTGTVDVITENTVRYHIINFTDAPYTVTVVETENNIVIVDLGPAPDFAVELQAYVDVINKPGAVIITHNHGDHYGGAGNFTDLDFFAESTVADQLNNTDDFTALYPNAVTGVSGSQTIGDLDFSFDKVSNAETGENGYIYNEEHKVLFSGDLIYNLAHIYLREYTPNEGEDEVDNWIAGLNVLKTNFSDYNHVFVGHNGSRSDIASAIDENIEYLENAQAIIKGTQTITGGETATTHQQVIDELQVLYPTYKEGGLLLSLPDAFFPGDPGADWF is encoded by the coding sequence ATGAAACACTTAAAATTAAACTTTTGGATTCTTGCGTTATTTACGGCGCTATTTATTTCGTGTAATGATGATGATGATGATGATGATGATGATGCCAGCGCTGAGCCAGATACTATAGAATTCGCTGCTGCACCTTCTAGTTCCTTAGTTACGACTGGAACAGTAGACGTAATTACAGAAAACACAGTGCGGTACCATATTATTAATTTTACAGATGCCCCGTATACCGTAACCGTAGTAGAAACAGAAAACAATATTGTTATTGTAGATTTAGGTCCCGCTCCCGATTTTGCAGTGGAACTGCAAGCGTATGTGGACGTAATTAACAAACCCGGTGCGGTAATCATTACCCATAATCATGGTGATCACTATGGCGGAGCAGGTAACTTTACGGACTTAGACTTTTTCGCCGAAAGCACTGTTGCCGATCAGTTAAATAATACGGATGACTTTACTGCCTTATATCCAAACGCCGTAACCGGTGTTAGCGGTAGCCAAACTATTGGTGATTTAGACTTCTCCTTTGACAAAGTTTCCAATGCCGAAACCGGAGAAAATGGATACATCTACAATGAAGAACACAAGGTTCTATTTTCAGGAGACCTCATATATAACCTAGCCCATATTTACCTAAGAGAGTATACTCCTAACGAAGGTGAAGACGAAGTAGACAACTGGATCGCAGGATTAAATGTGTTGAAAACCAACTTTTCAGACTACAATCATGTATTTGTTGGCCATAACGGTTCGCGCTCGGATATAGCTTCTGCAATTGATGAGAATATAGAGTACTTAGAGAATGCCCAAGCCATCATTAAAGGCACCCAAACAATAACCGGAGGAGAAACTGCTACCACACATCAGCAGGTTATTGATGAGCTTCAGGTCCTTTACCCTACCTATAAAGAAGGAGGTCTTCTTCTATCTCTTCCAGATGCATTCTTTCCTGGAGACCCAGGCGCAGATTGGTTTTAA
- the cydB gene encoding cytochrome d ubiquinol oxidase subunit II, which produces METFWFIAISIVLVIFFILDGYDFGAGIIHLFFAKTEKDKEVITKSAGLFWDSNEVWLVAAGGMLFMAFPTFYASVFSGFYLPLIIVLWLIIFRAIGLELRGQFKFQMWKDIWDKSFGLSSLLLALFFGIALGNIVRGVNLGGVENGESAYEGHYFFLPLWDSSFSPLSKTPGIIDWFTIIIGLIAVVTLAIHGANWIILKTNSSINSYLKNIIFKLNISLAVLTIISLAVWNMVNPNSFNNFGHKPYLLIFPCIYLAGLIGLFFIKKLKKDIHAFTLSTLLIVGGITSSLASLFPVILPSVNTIHEPLTIYNTSASEYGLSVAMNWALIGFILLIIYAIVQKRLMAGKIDHMDYGH; this is translated from the coding sequence ATGGAAACATTTTGGTTCATAGCAATTAGCATCGTACTGGTAATATTTTTTATCCTGGACGGATATGATTTTGGTGCAGGAATCATTCATCTATTTTTTGCAAAAACTGAAAAAGACAAAGAGGTTATCACCAAATCCGCAGGTTTATTTTGGGATTCCAATGAAGTATGGCTGGTTGCGGCCGGAGGAATGTTATTTATGGCTTTCCCCACATTCTACGCATCGGTCTTTAGCGGTTTTTACTTACCATTGATTATTGTGCTGTGGCTAATTATTTTTAGAGCTATCGGGCTAGAATTAAGAGGTCAGTTTAAATTTCAAATGTGGAAGGATATCTGGGACAAATCTTTTGGTCTTTCCAGCTTATTGCTCGCCCTATTTTTTGGGATTGCTCTAGGCAACATTGTTAGAGGCGTAAATTTAGGTGGTGTGGAAAATGGAGAATCTGCCTATGAGGGCCATTATTTCTTCTTGCCCTTATGGGACAGTAGTTTCAGCCCGTTGAGCAAAACACCGGGAATCATAGATTGGTTTACCATTATCATAGGTTTAATTGCGGTAGTCACCTTAGCCATTCATGGCGCTAATTGGATTATCCTAAAAACAAACTCCTCTATAAATTCCTATTTAAAGAACATTATTTTTAAGTTGAATATTAGCCTTGCCGTACTTACCATAATTTCCTTAGCGGTATGGAATATGGTCAACCCCAACTCATTCAACAACTTTGGCCACAAGCCCTATTTGCTAATATTCCCATGTATTTATTTGGCAGGATTAATCGGACTTTTCTTTATTAAGAAATTAAAAAAAGACATTCACGCTTTTACATTATCCACCCTTTTAATAGTTGGCGGTATTACATCATCATTAGCTTCTCTTTTTCCGGTAATTCTTCCTTCGGTGAACACTATCCATGAACCCTTAACTATATACAATACATCCGCATCAGAATATGGCCTGTCCGTAGCCATGAACTGGGCTCTTATTGGCTTTATACTTCTTATAATTTATGCCATTGTTCAAAAAAGATTGATGGCCGGAAAAATTGATCATATGGATTACGGCCATTAA
- a CDS encoding O-methyltransferase produces the protein MITAQQKQIKITLDELYTDAKNDQRRLMKSFAKNVFRPMQPVDFKDVYLSITKRQGEELIEIIKENRIKNVIEFGTSFGISTLFLAHGVIENEGKIITTELIESKAQRAIENFKNAGVDNLIEVRVGNALETLENYNQKIDLLFLDGWKNLYLPLFQMLEPNFHSKTLIYVDNADMAESQDFLKEISKDSYQFQNKYQGKVVLITRK, from the coding sequence ATGATTACAGCACAACAGAAACAAATAAAAATCACTTTAGATGAACTTTATACAGACGCCAAGAACGACCAGAGGAGATTAATGAAAAGTTTTGCGAAGAACGTTTTCAGACCTATGCAGCCCGTAGATTTTAAAGATGTCTACCTCTCAATAACTAAACGACAAGGAGAAGAGTTAATTGAAATCATAAAAGAGAATAGGATAAAGAACGTAATAGAGTTTGGAACTTCTTTCGGTATATCTACATTGTTTTTGGCACATGGTGTCATAGAAAATGAGGGTAAAATAATTACCACTGAACTGATTGAATCGAAAGCACAAAGAGCAATTGAAAATTTCAAAAATGCAGGTGTAGATAACCTAATAGAAGTTAGAGTGGGCAATGCCCTAGAAACCTTAGAAAACTACAACCAAAAGATAGATTTACTATTTTTAGATGGCTGGAAAAATTTGTACCTCCCATTGTTCCAGATGCTAGAACCAAACTTCCACAGCAAAACCTTAATTTATGTGGATAATGCAGACATGGCGGAATCCCAGGATTTTTTAAAAGAGATCAGCAAAGACAGCTATCAGTTTCAAAATAAATACCAAGGTAAAGTAGTTTTAATTACTAGGAAGTAG
- a CDS encoding DJ-1/PfpI family protein: MKIAYILFDQITLLDFIGFYDPIKNIKTKGFMENLNWDLCATKKSIKDSFGMEIIVDKIKPHLSDYDMIVVPGGYGTRKLQYNTEFIEWLRTGENAHYIISICTGSLLIGAAGFLENKTATTNFNEYKSLKKYCGKVAQVRIVDDNNTITAGAVASSLDLGLYVTEKLIGKEKTEEIRIGMDYHPEKFEIMTV, translated from the coding sequence ATGAAAATCGCATATATACTCTTTGACCAAATAACTCTTTTGGACTTTATTGGTTTTTATGACCCCATAAAAAATATAAAGACCAAAGGATTTATGGAAAATTTAAACTGGGATTTGTGTGCCACTAAAAAATCGATAAAGGATAGCTTTGGAATGGAAATTATCGTCGATAAAATTAAACCTCATTTATCCGATTATGATATGATAGTTGTACCTGGCGGCTATGGGACAAGAAAACTACAATACAATACAGAGTTCATTGAATGGCTGAGAACTGGAGAAAATGCCCACTATATAATTTCAATTTGCACAGGTAGTTTATTAATTGGAGCTGCTGGATTTTTGGAAAACAAAACTGCAACGACTAACTTTAATGAATATAAATCATTGAAAAAGTACTGCGGCAAAGTTGCTCAAGTAAGAATTGTTGACGACAATAACACCATAACAGCCGGAGCAGTTGCATCCTCTTTAGATTTGGGATTATACGTCACTGAAAAACTTATTGGAAAAGAGAAAACAGAAGAAATACGAATTGGAATGGACTATCATCCAGAAAAATTTGAAATAATGACCGTATAG
- a CDS encoding SRPBCC family protein, whose translation MERITVKTSVQSDMDKVWEYWTKPKHITNWNFATDEWCCPSAENDPKQNGKFSWRMEAKDGSMGFDFTGTYDNVIEKELISYKMPDGRKVDIEFTHKGEEVIVSETFDAEGTNTDEQQRAGWQAILENFKKYAESK comes from the coding sequence ATGGAAAGAATAACTGTAAAAACTTCTGTTCAATCTGACATGGACAAAGTTTGGGAATATTGGACAAAACCAAAACACATCACAAATTGGAATTTTGCCACTGACGAATGGTGTTGCCCGAGTGCTGAAAACGACCCGAAACAAAACGGAAAATTCTCTTGGCGAATGGAGGCAAAAGACGGAAGTATGGGGTTTGACTTTACTGGAACCTATGACAATGTAATTGAAAAAGAACTGATTTCTTACAAAATGCCGGACGGCAGAAAGGTTGACATTGAATTTACCCATAAGGGAGAAGAAGTAATTGTAAGCGAAACTTTTGACGCAGAAGGAACAAATACGGACGAACAACAGAGAGCTGGCTGGCAAGCCATACTCGAGAATTTCAAAAAATATGCGGAATCAAAATAA
- a CDS encoding nuclear transport factor 2 family protein codes for MKIKLVVLAFIGLLFSSFKSEQKRMDTVLEVTSFNLKTTASEQEFNKLDAEVQNNFTSKQPGFIRRQSGVDENGKYVVIVYWKSLADAKASMDKFMKDPSVATYAGMIEGSTMKMSRFTISDEFTAHNSTFTEVMTFNTKKETDITAFNKINKKVETGFTNKQKGFLQRITGSNEVGEQVVVVYWDTKKNSDAVLADFMNAPIAKSFMGMMDQSSIDMIRYQSLQSLKNVELTKKDKVVALLNSFNTGDQTPISYINPNKYIQHNLGVADGLQGFGALMQNAPKGGFKADIKRAFQDGNYVFTQTKYDFFGPKAGFDIFRFEDDLIVEHWDNLLPVQKLNPSGRTQFDGATALTDLDKTEANKAVVRGFIQNVLLDHQMDQVATYINPKEYIQHNPAVADGLDGFGAAMKSFAENGWVMEYDTLHMVLGQGNFVLSVSEGKFGKGDPTAYYDLFRLENGLIVEHWDVIAPIPPAAEWKNDNGKF; via the coding sequence ATGAAAATTAAGTTAGTAGTACTCGCATTTATAGGTTTGCTCTTTTCTAGTTTCAAAAGTGAACAAAAAAGAATGGACACCGTGTTAGAGGTCACCAGTTTTAACCTAAAAACTACGGCAAGCGAACAAGAATTCAACAAGTTAGATGCTGAAGTTCAAAACAATTTCACCAGTAAACAACCGGGATTTATTAGACGCCAAAGTGGTGTTGACGAGAATGGTAAATATGTAGTAATCGTATACTGGAAATCGCTTGCAGACGCCAAAGCTTCTATGGATAAATTTATGAAAGACCCCTCTGTTGCCACATATGCAGGAATGATAGAAGGTTCTACAATGAAAATGTCTCGTTTTACAATTTCGGATGAGTTTACGGCCCATAACAGCACGTTTACAGAAGTTATGACTTTTAACACAAAAAAAGAAACCGACATAACCGCTTTCAACAAAATAAACAAAAAAGTAGAAACAGGGTTTACCAATAAGCAAAAAGGTTTTTTACAACGTATTACGGGCTCTAACGAGGTCGGAGAGCAAGTAGTGGTAGTATATTGGGACACAAAGAAAAACTCTGATGCCGTACTAGCTGATTTCATGAATGCCCCTATTGCCAAAAGTTTTATGGGAATGATGGATCAATCCAGTATAGATATGATCCGATACCAGTCACTACAATCTTTAAAAAACGTAGAATTAACCAAGAAAGATAAAGTAGTTGCCTTGCTAAACAGCTTTAATACGGGAGACCAAACACCTATATCCTATATAAACCCAAATAAATACATTCAGCATAACTTAGGGGTTGCAGATGGTTTGCAAGGATTTGGAGCTCTAATGCAAAATGCACCTAAAGGTGGTTTTAAAGCGGATATTAAACGTGCTTTTCAAGATGGTAATTACGTTTTTACACAGACCAAGTATGACTTTTTCGGCCCAAAAGCAGGGTTCGATATTTTTCGTTTTGAAGATGACCTAATTGTAGAACATTGGGATAATTTATTACCAGTACAAAAACTCAATCCAAGCGGTAGAACTCAATTTGATGGAGCTACTGCACTCACGGATTTAGATAAAACGGAAGCCAACAAAGCTGTGGTAAGAGGGTTCATTCAGAACGTATTACTCGATCATCAGATGGATCAAGTAGCTACCTATATTAACCCTAAAGAATATATTCAGCATAATCCCGCTGTAGCAGATGGTTTGGATGGTTTTGGAGCTGCAATGAAATCATTTGCTGAAAATGGATGGGTTATGGAGTACGATACTTTACATATGGTATTGGGCCAAGGAAACTTTGTGCTAAGCGTTAGCGAAGGTAAATTTGGCAAAGGAGATCCTACAGCATATTATGATTTATTCAGACTAGAAAACGGACTTATAGTGGAACATTGGGATGTTATCGCCCCCATTCCACCAGCAGCTGAATGGAAAAATGATAATGGTAAATTTTAA